The sequence CCTCCCATGATTGCGCCTCAAGCGGGTTACGTGAGTATTGACTTGCCTCGCCCCGATCGCCAATCAGCCTATTTTGATCGTTATATTCAACCGGAAGATCTGCCGCCAACGGCTTCCACCCGGATTGCGATTGGAGTGAATTTAGAAGGCCAACTGATTGAGGCGGATCTCTCCGATCCAAATACCTGTCATTTTTTAGTGGGTGGCACCACCGGAAGCGGAAAAAGTGAATTTTTGCGATCGCTCCTTCTCAGTCTTCTCACCCGCTACTCTCCCCGTAACCTGAAAGTGGCACTGGTTGACCCCAAACGAGTGACCTTTCCAGAGTTTGAGACTATCCCGTGGCTGTATACGCCCGTTGCTAAAGAGAGCGATCGCGCCATTGAACTGATGGATCGGTTAGTTGCCGAAATGGAGTCTCGCTATCAAAAATTTGAGACGAACAAATGCAACGACTTAAAGAGCTATAACCAGAAAAATCTCCAAAACACCGATCGCCTCTTACCTCGAATCGTTTGTATTTTTGATGAATATGCTGACTTTATGGCAGAGAAAGAAACGGCTCAAGCCTTAGAACTCAGCATTAAACGACTGGGCGCAATGGCACGAGCCGCAGGTATTCACCTGATCATTGCCACCCAACGACCAGAGGCAAAAATAGTGACTCCTATCATTCGGTCAAACTTACCAGGACGAGTAGCGCTCCGCACCGCCAGCGAAGCCGATTCCGCGATCATTCTAGGTGGAAAACAATCTGAAGCAGCTTATTTACTGGGTAAAGGGGATCTCCTCTATCAATCTGGAGCCAATTTAGTCCGTCTACAAAGTCTATTTGCACCCACAATTGAGTTGAATACCAAACTCGATTAGAGTTTACTCAGGGCGTTTTGTGCGTAGACTAATAGACTTTGGGCTTCGAGATAGGCCGTTGTACCATTGGGAATCCGCTTGAGTTCGTTGATGATACTTTGCAGTTGACTGATCTTGTAATTGCGATCGCCCGGTGTAGCCAGTAAACGCTCTATCTTAGTTTGCGCACTTTGTAATGCAGCAACAGCCTGTTCCTCTTGGCTGCGTCGAATGCTAATCTGGCGTAGATTATCGCGATAGATTGCCATTAACTGCTGAGCTTCGGCGTATCCCTCCACGTCGGTTGGCGGAATAGAGCCTAAACGAGTCAGCGCTTCACTCCACAATGCCTCTATTTGTCTCCACTCTTCAACGGAATGGGGCGGATTCTGTCCTGCTTGAGCCGCTTTCATCGCAAATTCACGAGATGCCGTAATCACCGCATTAGTTCGATCACTATCTGCCGCAACGCCAACCGTATCTTGAAAGTCTTGGCGATAGGCTACCAACTGTTTCTGGGCTGTTTGACCTGCAAAGGTTTGGCTGGGAATCTGGTCAAGTTGGTTTAATGCGGTTTGCCAGGAGGCGATCGCCGCTTTTTTATCTGTAGGACTTACAGCCTTCTGATACTGTTGCTTAGCGGCTGATACAGCTTGATCCGCCGCGGTGTATGCCGTGTAAGCATTTTGTTCCTGGAATATCTTTGCCTGGAGCGTTCCAATTTGAGCACGGGATGCATCGAACTGGCTCATGCTGAACCGCCACGAATACCACCAGTAGCGATAGTCCCCCCAATCGTTGAGAAACCAGAGGGGGAGTTTATCTAAATGTGTTTGTGCCTCTTCTACTTTCTGGGCACCGAGTTCAATATCGGCAAAGCTGGTAGGCGAATTCATCAGTTGCTCGGCTTGCTCAGTCAGAGAGATCGCCTGCCGATAGTGGTGATCCATACTGATGTAGCTAGGTAGCAGGAGGATGGGAGCGGTACGAGCTACGGGACGACGAATCACCGGATAGGGCAGATTGATCGCCCACAGTGCTGCAACCGGAATCCCAAGGGCGATCGCCCCAAGGAGGCTGCGTTTGACCAGGTTTCCTGCTTTGCGCTGTAAGGGTTTGGCGTGGGACACGGGATGCACTGGAACCCACTGGGCTTCAATCTCCTGCTCTAGGGCGGTTAGGGACTTGGGTGGATTGGGGTTGGCGAGCGGTGCGAGTCCAGGTTGGGGCGTAGACGGTTGAATGGGTTGGGGGGGTGGGATTTGGACGGATGCGGAGCGAGATCGGCGCAACAGAAGCTTTGTGAGAAGTCCCATAACCTGCTTTGGATTAAGTTCACCAGCCTTAGGGTACCCACAAGCGATCGCCAAACCTACATTTCATCCGATCAGAATTAAAGGCATTTGTTACCTAAAACGGGGAGCGATCGCCCTAACTCTCCATAAAAGACAAGGATCTGATCGTAAAACCAGATCCTTGGAGAGGGCGATCGCCGATTGACAACTCAGCACTCCTTATTGGGTGGTCAACACCTCTGCGGGCAGCCGCTTAAAGGCAAGCCGCTCATTTTCCACATCGACGTAGATCGTATCGCCTTCGTGGAAGTCGCCTCGGAGAATCCCCTTCGCGATCTGGGTTTCCAGTTCCCGTTGGATGGCTCGCTTCAGTGGACGGGCACCATAGACCGGATCAAAGCCCACTTCAGCCAAGAAGTCCAACGCCGTATCAGACAAGCGCAACGACATCTTGCGATCGCCCAAACGGTCTGCCAGTCGCACTGTTTGCAGTCTGACGATATCGCGGAGCTGATCTTTCTTCAGGGTGTGGAAGATAATGATTTCGTCAATTCGATTCAGGAATTCAGGCCGGAAGCTCGACCGCATCGCATCCATCACGCAGGAGCGCATTTCCTCGTACCGATCATCATCTCCCGCATACTCCACGATGTACTGGGAGCCGATGTTGCTGGTCATGACGATGATTGTGTTCTTAAAGTCCACCGTATGTCCCTGAGAGTCCGTAACCCGTCCATCATCCAGGATTTGCAGCATCACGTTGAAGGCATCGGGATGGGCTTTCTCGATTTCGTCAAAGAGAATCACGGAATAAGGACGACGACGCACGGCTTCGGTCAGTTGTCCCCCTTCCTCATAGCCCACGTAGCCGGGAGGCGCACCAATCAGGCGAGAAACGGCGTGCTTCTCCATATACTCCGACATATCGATCCGCACCATCGCATCTTCAGTATCGAAGAGATAGGCCGCTAAGGCCTTTGCCAACTCGGTTTTACCGACTCCCGTAGGGCCAAGGAAAATAAAGCTGGCAATCGGACGGTTAGGATCGGCTAGTCCGGCGCGCGATCGCTGAATGGCATCGGCTACGGCGGTCACGGCTTCATCCTGACCTACAACCCGCTGATGGAGTTCATCTTCCAGGTGGAGGAGTTTTTGCATTTCCGATTCAACAAGCTTACTGACCGGAATACCCGTCCACTTCGAGATAATTTCAGCAATATCAGACTCGGTGACTTCTTCGCGGAGAAGAGACTTGCCGCTAGTTTGCGTGTCTGCGAGTCGGGTTTCTGCCTCCTGTACCTGACG comes from Synechococcales cyanobacterium T60_A2020_003 and encodes:
- a CDS encoding PD-(D/E)XK nuclease family protein — protein: NLPCLSRPQPLFHATTPYDFEQHRLCVVEYKTYQPVDQSAQLAQVALYSYMLKEHIGVPINSAVYSVLPDLRELTFTWDELKNTVHQMIPHKLLQMRQWVNWQQGQPDPPPPTSQSYLCEICPQQTKCQTFFSSADDQADSPEPESTSTDSVSLPRSSRPNGAESGVGTRVVDAHSTVEQKVEVGENVPPNADEIGESLVQTLESFGVGVTYQGAAIGPAFIRVKLKPMPGVKVNSILKLSDDLRVQLGIVSPPMIAPQAGYVSIDLPRPDRQSAYFDRYIQPEDLPPTASTRIAIGVNLEGQLIEADLSDPNTCHFLVGGTTGSGKSEFLRSLLLSLLTRYSPRNLKVALVDPKRVTFPEFETIPWLYTPVAKESDRAIELMDRLVAEMESRYQKFETNKCNDLKSYNQKNLQNTDRLLPRIVCIFDEYADFMAEKETAQALELSIKRLGAMARAAGIHLIIATQRPEAKIVTPIIRSNLPGRVALRTASEADSAIILGGKQSEAAYLLGKGDLLYQSGANLVRLQSLFAPTIELNTKLD